From the Centropristis striata isolate RG_2023a ecotype Rhode Island chromosome 5, C.striata_1.0, whole genome shotgun sequence genome, the window AGTTCCTgaaccgtgtgtgtgtttgtgtgtgtttgcgtgtatgtgtgtgtgagctcacATACCAGCATGTGTATgggtgtatgtgggggaggggaTTATGCCATTTAAATTCATTTGAAATTGTGTCACTGAGATAAGACAGTTTTGTTCTAAACACTGTCCAGTCAGCTCAGTTTTCCCAGAtgacactgaaataaataaaatagcccACAGAACACCTTTACCACCCCtgttacagtttttaaaaaagccagagaggCTTCAATTATGGTGCTAACTGTTTGAGTCCATCATGTAACAACCACACAGTGTACCATAAAATGAGCTTGTTGTGGCAGGAGTTGGGCGGGGCTGTAcctcaaaagacacaaacacaaagctaGAATCAAAAAGCCTTAAACTGGTTATACCAGACTGTTGCTGTTCAgagcaagaaaaaaagattaacaaGAAGGTGAAGACAATTTcattatgttgttgttgctaaaataaagaacaatGTGTTTACCTGACCTTTGCTGTCAGTGCCTTTTTACACAGAAATAGATATTTCATGTATGTCTTTTACTGTTTGATTAGATTTTCTGTACATTTTGTCTCCCTATAATGACCTGGTATATTTGGAAAAACAACAATCACAATAAAGATGTATTTATGAATTGCTTGAGTATATCAGAGGGGTCCAACACTTTGCCCCAAATCATATTCATTCCCATTTCAAGGTGCATtgtcaagcttttccagcaccttagAGCTGTGGTAAATTAGATATTTATATACAGCGCATACATCATATACAGTATACTGATTATTTCacatcttcatcaaattaaacTGCTTGTTATTGTACTATAAGCAATATAATTATGTTTCATTACAGCATTCTACAAAAGGCTGACAAATTAAAAcagtgtttcatgtttcaaaaCGTGTCACTTGTTTGTAAATTAAATCGGCATCCTATTTAATAATTCCAAGCACTCCGAGTGCTTTACAAACCTCGAAAACACCATTCAGTATTTTAAAAGGATATCCAGCACAgtaatttgtgtttaaatgttaaattcaaACCTCCTTTTCATGCCATTATACCCTCAACCTTCAGAGATATACCAATGACAAAACCTCAGACATCTAAGAAGGCAGACTGATTGATTGTTCTGATTAGACTGAGACTAAATCCCATCTCTGTGTAGCAGTGGTGTCAATGAATCAATGGAATAGCAGCACTGAACGTGTTACCTCTACTGTGTATTCACACAGGTCAGTGGCCTCTCAACACACAGACCTACTCTAACATTAAATACACTCTTTGGCACGCTGGTATCTTTGTAATTAAACTGAACTGTGAAGGATTTCCATTAGTCTAGTGTATTGATCACTTCCACTCAGGAGATGGAAAAGCTTTCACAGTCTCTGCCTCGGAGAAATAGACTCGTGCTTCATGTTTGCAAGCCAAATGGAGTGTGAAGACAAAATTCAAATCCTGTGCAAATTGTCCCATTAACTCCTATAGCTGCAGTCAAATGAGAGTGAAGTTGCTTTCTGTGATCCCACATTTCACATTCCTGTTAGACTTGTTCACAAATGTTACATAGATAGCTGATGCAGggaaacaaatgtaaacaatttTTACCTACCTGAGTCCTTCTTGAATTTATCAGAAAGAAACTTCAAATGGACCGTTAGACCACCTTATGGGAGATGTTTGGGGGaccaaaatcaattttattAAAAGCTAACTATAATTTACATTAAACATGAATCAAATTTAAGGATCTTTAGCTTTTAGACTTATTATGAAATTTGGAAGAATTTGGAGAGAGACAATGACAGAATcagaattgtttttattgccaagtagaGTTTCACATACAAGGCATTTGCTGTAGTTAATGTGCATAtgatcaaacaaaaacaagtactAAAATATATAGATACAGATTAGGGCAAGTACTTCAGTCAAAAAACAGCAGCTATTAATCAAAAGTGATTATAATATAATCACGATTTATTAGCCATCCATAAAATCATTGGTTACTAGTTATGTATGCTCTGTTTGCCTTTTACTTCAAGTCAAAATTCCCCTCAAGGGTCATTAAAAGATGAATGATATATAAAGGATCAACAGCTTTatgatttgtatttaatttaatttagattttaaagAGCAAACAATCCAAAAAAGTTTAATTcgctcatataaatataaattaacaaGCCATCAAATATAATTGGTGAATACTTTTTGTTTCTAAAGCCCCTCCCACTGTTATACTACACCCAATCAGCTGCGAGAAAGATACATAATTACCaccacagccaatcagagcacatATGGGCGGGGCTAAGGCTGTGGTACCGGTCTATCCTTGCCTTTGCGTTAAACGGCCACATTTCAAACTAGAATGGCGACCGCTGTCTGCGGTCTGCAGTCTAGCACCAATAACAGAAAACCAGTCAAAATACAACGAGAACAGCGGAGAAAAGCGAGAGATTCTAAGAGGAGACAAGCGGCATTATTGTTCCTCAATAATATCTCACTCGACGGACGGCCCCAGTGTCAGCTTAGCGATGAAAACACCGACCAAAAAGCTCCCGATGAGCAGCGACTCAGGGACCGAGACGGCGGCTCAGCGGCGGTGCCCCGGCCGGCGGAGAGCCAAGAATCGGTCGCCGAGGTGACAGAACCCGCCGCGGCTGCTAGTGGCTCGTCCTCCAGTTTTACAGGGGTAGTCAGTCCTACCCGACCTTCTTTGGTAATGTCTCCGGGACCTGCCGGGGCAACCGCTGTGGGGGCCAACGAGGTATTTTTGGAGGGTAGCGGTGCGGCCGAGACGCTAACCCCGGACACCCCTCTGTCTCCGGTGCCCGCCGGACACCAGCCGTGCTCGCGTGCCAAGTCAACGCCCGCCGCCCTGAGCCCAGTCCCGGCCGGCAATTCAGTGGATACACGGCAGAGGTGAGCATATTAGTGGTCATTGTGTCAACGTGGGCCTTTTAACATGCTGCTCTCACTTCCGCATAAAATGAAACCAGCAATGCATAATGAGAAGAGGGCACTTTCATTCTCATTTACTTGGCTTTAATGATGCTCCAGTAAAAGAGGCTGGTTGATTCAgatctttatttcgaacatgtagttttgttttttatgagacaataaacaaaccaaacaatagTGCATAAGAAAGCAGTCAATTCTAATTACATGTTAAAAAAGGAGTGGGTAGAAgtgtaaatgtatgtaattcCACCCCCTCTCCACTAATCTAGCTAATAAACTAGCAAAGGCTTCCTTATTTAATCATAACCTATGGAtagagataaattaaaaaataaattaataaagatatatatataattcaaaaCCAAATATGTCCttcaaaatatctttaaaatgtATCCTATGTTATTAAATTATAGTTTATATTTTGTActactaaaataaatgtgtgttataCAATTATCCACCTACTCCTTACCATACAtatctgaatatatatatttatatacataagCGAGAATATCAGAGAAATGAATCAACATTTATCTGTATTGCGCCTTTCATACAGGTTAGGGCACTTCCCCTATAGCCAACACTATTGTTTGGTGTCACAGTCACTTACCTGCTTTAAAGTGAGACATAACTCTTGTGTCAGTTGTCAGGTTTATGAAGTGCAGTATTGTTTGGgggaaaataccaaataaatctTGCCCCTCTATTTTCTACATTACCtgaaatgtttaatgttaaagAGCTTTACACTGCAGATAAGAGATTGAACCGTATCATGTGAAGGTCCTTTTGTGTGGTTGATGTAGTAATGAACAGTGTCTTCATGTTTTTCTTACTCAACCCCTACTCAGGTTGAGGAATGTCTCTGGTTCTCCTGGACCTAAGGTGCCAAAGAAAGTCCACTTCATCAAGAGTATGAGACAGTATGATACCAGAGGGTGTAGGTAAGTCTCCAAATTACATAaagtaatacatttatttaatacgTACAATAGAGGAGCCTATGAGGAATGCTGCACCATGTTTCAGggtaatgtaaaacaaaaacaaaggctGCTTTATCTTGGACTCTGAAATATGTCTTTAAGTCACAAGCAGTGTTATACTCCTCCTGCTAGTATTGTAATAAGCTGCTTAACTCTGGTACAGAGACTTAGTTTGGCCTGCAGAGAAATAACAGCAGTGCAGCTGCTGCGTGGCGACTGCTACAGTAAATTAAATCACCATTGGAAGCGTTGCAAAAGCCAAAAGAGGTGCAATGTGGAAATGTAACACCCTACTGCAATTCAAGGAAAGCCCACAGCATGATGGGACTGAAATATCACACTGCTGTTAAGCTGGTTGACCCGTTAGAAAACATGAGTGTTGTATTTGTTTGgatttattttctggaatatTTTCTTACCCTGTctttactgaaaacaacatgtcatattgttttctttttcccaCAAGCCAAACCATTTATTTGagtcccattttttttttttacatttctcctCCACTTTACCAACATTTCATGCCCACATACATAATTATGTGTCATGTGTTTCTGCTGGTGTGTGCTACACAGTGATGGAGCAATCATAATTTGCCCCACAGGTCtgactttctgtttctgtgtgaggCAGTGCATGTTACTGAGCTGAAGCAAACTTATCTAGCTTATATAACTAAGCTAATTAACGCAAGTAGTTTGCTGTGTTGCGATATTGCCCCCTGTGAGAGATGTGATATCTCTCTGTGAGACCAAGAGTCTGCTGACTGTATGTTATTGATTTGTGCTTTGTGAGGAGCTGAAGCATctggtgtgtgtgcagttttCTTACTTGCCAAAAGCACTGCTGTGTACAGTGGTTGTCGGTAGACTGTGAGTGGTTTGGTcgacatttttgtcaaaacaatAGATAGAGTTTGAGTAAATGTGAACTGCGTTTGTTGGTGGCTTCTCCCTGGTTTTATCCAGTCCAGCTCTTTGTCCCCGTCTGTGCCTGAGTCACAGAGATAAGCATCtaatttttctaaaaataaacagcctacaaatttaaaaaacccaGACGGTTGTTTAAAACACCTACCATTGGTCTGATGTAGAGCCCGACAGATGTGTCGGCTGACAGATGttattatagatattattaaacccatattggcctatcaaagacATATCAGTATCgtatatgctgtccgatatgtgctgttatgaaaaaaaatgtatacattatataatgcagaaaatgttgcttagcctgatttagaaatggtgttggctattaattatttattattattattttttaatagtaCAACAACAGTAACGATGTTTATTtacctatttattctttattttctcagttatcatttatagaattggctgacaatctAATACactgtataatgtataacaatgttaaatattatttaataaagtagctctctgggtacatttgcattGGCCACCATATCGGTTATGGATGAATTTTCCCCCCTATGAAATCCGTATCGCATCgatctcaaaaatcccatattggtcgGGATCTAATCTGAAGCTATTTTTTCACCTTTCAAAAAACCTGTATGTAGAGATGCAACAATTAGTAAATTGACGGAATATTAATCGAGTTCTCCTAaaagttttgtgattttgattaatggttaaaaaaaagcaaaattacGTGCTTACTTCTTCCAGGTTATGTTTTAATTGATTTCATTGAAATTTTCATGACCAATTAATGGTTTTGGTCACTAATATCTATTAATCTGCTGTTTCTTTCTTAGTTAATCCATTAATTATTTGGTATTGATTTGTGATGAAAAGATAGTGACACGCTTTAGAGTCCAAAGAGACTTCTTCAGTCTTGTTTGTCCAACCTGCAGTCGAGGACCCATGGATATTCAGTTGAATGTCATAGAAGACGGGATTGAGCCTATGATAGAATATTCCTTTACTGATCCTCATGGGGGAAATTCCTGTGTTACAGCAGTTTAAGTACAGAGTAAAACAGATTAAGATACTAAAGACAAATAGAAtgcaatttaataaaaatagaacTGTAAGACAGCTATGGCCCACATTGCAGTGTTATGAAATAGACATCTGCCACCCTCACTTAgtgagtgttttttctgtcaccCAGCAGTGGTTGGTCCACCAGAGAGGGCAGGCAAAGCTAACTCTATGAACTCAATCTTTAACTCACTTGTAGGGGGTCGCCAAAAACATTCTTTGAGATTGTAACTTTAATAAACAAATGATTTCAGCTTTACTTAtctctgtatctttttttttaatttaacctttatttaaccaggtcggtcccactgagacacaaagacctctttttcaggggaagcctggccaagacagcagcagggttaaacgttacaacaataagacagacagtgcatcatgacaagaacagacaataaaacatggacgtacaataaaatacaagcaaGCCAGACAACACAGTAAGATAGACATGGACAGTACAAgatcatgacatcataaaaaacaagtgcaaaggcgatacgagtctgcttccagatctctcaagagttttttaaaggatgtgaCCGTAATAAGGTCCTGCAGATTGAGTATCTGGATTGTAATTGCAATCCACAGGAGGCACATACCCAGGCTCGTTCAGCTTTGAGCATTAGATAGTTTTATAGCTTGATGGCTGTTCAGCTCCGGAAGTGACTCAGATGAACACAGAAGTGGCTCTGTGTCTTATTGTCACTGCAACTCCAGCGATGATGCCTGCGTACTGTAGCTGTTGCTTGTAGACTGACACACCATCTGTTTTGTCTGCCTGTACTTGCTGTGTCCTGCAGGATCGTGCTGATTTGTGCCAAGCGGTCGCTATATGCTGCTTTCTCAGTGCTGCCCTATGGAGAGAGTGCTCACCTCAGGTACAGAGAAAGCACCTTCCCAAGAGAGAGCACCCACTTACCAACTCACCCACCAGTCGCTTTTATGTTGGCATCAtcattaatcatcatcatcctcaggAAGGGGCGGTGTGAGTGCATCGTGTGGTGAAAATGACATGATTGTGATTCTTTCTGAACAGTGATCCTAAACTGGAGACTCAGAGACAGAGGCTGTCTTCTGTGGTGGCGGCTGACCTGCTTCCTTGCCTGGAAGGTGTGGAGTTTGGAGACCTAGGCAAGGTAAATGTCTTTTTGATATACATCtaattaacaataatataacatttttgaaaTCCTGTCATTGATCAGATAAATCTGCTTCGTTTGAAGGTTGGTGACTCTCTCACTTTCCCTCCTCAGACGGTGTCATATGCTCAATTCCTTTATCCGACCAATGCCCTGGTGAGACAGAAGAGCAGCGGTGTTACGGAGAACTGCACGACTCAGACCCCTCAGTCCCGTTTCCGTGGCAACGGGCAGAGGAACTTTACCCCAGCTCGTCTCAACAACAGCGTGACACAGGAACCATGTATGTCTCAAATTTAGAccaacagacacacaactgCTTCTTCTCTGTTTGACTGACCTCAGACCAGTGACAGACAGGGAATATAAAAAGACTCAGACCAGCCCACAAACCTGTCCACCCACCAGCAATACACCACCCACATAACCCATGACCATTTAATGAGATTAGATAAGATAATAGATAAGATTACTGCACAGTATTTATCACAATAACTTAGTAAATAGTTGCAAAATAGAACAATGGGGCAGTGTTGCTCTTGGGTTGCTTTCACATATAAATTCTGGTGCTTCAACAAAAGCTCCTTTCAGACTGACGTTTTGAGATGCGATATTTACGCCTCTGTGACGTTTAGACTGAAGGCGAAACGTGATGGGGTAAACAAGTGATCCCGACTCTGTACAGCCTTCAGAGGTTATATCAGAGGacgtatgttatttgtgtgaccAAAACTGAAGTGCACTGTATCACCAGAAACACGCCTCTGACTTA encodes:
- the cables2a gene encoding CDK5 and ABL1 enzyme substrate 2, producing MATAVCGLQSSTNNRKPVKIQREQRRKARDSKRRQAALLFLNNISLDGRPQCQLSDENTDQKAPDEQRLRDRDGGSAAVPRPAESQESVAEVTEPAAAASGSSSSFTGVVSPTRPSLVMSPGPAGATAVGANEVFLEGSGAAETLTPDTPLSPVPAGHQPCSRAKSTPAALSPVPAGNSVDTRQRLRNVSGSPGPKVPKKVHFIKSMRQYDTRGCRIVLICAKRSLYAAFSVLPYGESAHLSDPKLETQRQRLSSVVAADLLPCLEGVEFGDLGKTVSYAQFLYPTNALVRQKSSGVTENCTTQTPQSRFRGNGQRNFTPARLNNSVTQEPCVEEVVEYDPNLLSDPQWPCGRHKRVLIFASYVTTIVEYVKPSDLKKDMNETFKEKFPHIKLTLSKIRSLKREMRAMGEDCNLQPVTIAMAFVYFEKLVLQGRLNKQNRKLVAAACVLLAAKISSDLRKPEVKQLIDKLEERFRINRRELIPLEFPVLVALEMGLYLPDSKVMPHYRRLVQQG